Within the Flavobacterium sp. CG_23.5 genome, the region ACGTAAGGAAGTTATCAATTTTACCCTTCATAAAAACCATATTCTTTCGGTCTTTAAAATTTATTTTTTTGATAAGTAACGCTTGCTCCGTAAAATCCAACTGAATATCTGTTTTTAAAAAAGTTAAATTGCGAGGTCCGTAATTTACAATGGCATTTGTAACGTAAACATTACCGGTAAATAATGGCTTTTGTATTTTTAGATTCAAAACGTCAAATTTAAAATCCAAATTCACTTTGGCTTGACCATCAGAAAAATGCATGAAATCCTTGTTGATTACCTCATTCAGTCGGGAAACATCAAAATCAGACCTAAAACTTCCTGCCACTGTTGTTTTTTCAAAATTAGAAATCTTTCCTACCGGAATTGTAAACGGAATCGTCTTGTATTTTCCGGTAAAGCCTGTTAAAGTGATGGTAGAATTGATGTCATTGCAACCCGCACCTTTTTTGTATTGATTGGTAAACGTGGCATCAAAATTACAGTCAGTAACAATTCCATCCGGTATGGTGAGTTCATTATCTTTTATTTTTGTAGTGACCCTAATTTCAGGATCGCCCGTGGCATTCATATCACCTATGATTGTACAACCCACATTTATTGGTCTTTTCAAATCAAACTGATTGACTCTAGCGCTAATATTAGCGCTCAATAAAGCAGAAGCGTTGCGCCACAATATTGAAGTTTTTATAGCAATATCAAATGGAGATTTGTTTTTATCCAAGCTAAAATGGCCATTGATATCAAAAAACTCTTTCCCTATTGCGAGATGATCAGTGGCAACACTAATTTGGTTTTTAGGTTTCGAGAAATCAACCTCCAAAACACCTTCTACAATCCTGTTTTTAATAAAACTCCCTCTTTGAGTATTGAAAGCCATACTTTTAGCTAGGGTTTTTAGATACAGATTGGTGCGCCAATTTTCGTCATCGTAATAAATTTTGCTCTTTAAAGTAAGGATATCAAAATCAAATAACTTATTCCCCATTTGATTTTCGGAAATGAAATGTACTTGGTGCAAAAGGATTTCCTTGATTTTAGAATCGGTCGAACTTTTTGATTTTTCGTTTTTTGGCTTAGCCCGAAAAATATTGGTGTTTACAATTCCGTTCTTTCCTTTAAAAAGATATAAAGTGGCGTTCTGAATTTCAATTTTATCGATATTAATCTCATTAGAGAGCAAACCCAAAATATTGACACGAACCTCTATTTGCGCAGCTTTAAGCAAGGTACGCTTATGAAAGGACCATAAACTGTCCTTTAACTCTACTTGGCTTAACGCCAAAGTCATATTAGGGAAACCCTTGAAAAACTTATAATTAATATCGCCAATAGCGGCTGTACCCGAAATATTTTCGTTGATTTTGGCATTGATTTGCGTTACAATTTCTGCCTTATTATTCTTAAAATACACGGATAAAACCCCTGAAGTTATTAACAAAAGTGCTACTATTCCCAGAAATAAAAAACCAATTCTTTTGATTATTTTTCTAAAATTTACACTTTTAAAATAGCTATTTATGCTCTGCCAAAATTGATTCATGCGTATTCCTTTACTAATTAAAATAAAGGTAGCTAAAAACATTAGTTTATGGACTTAATATTACAAAAACTGGTTTGAATACTGCATTTAAGCGCACAAATGGTCCTTTACATTCCCGGCAATCCACCTTGATTGAGCCGTATTTGTTTAAAAAAAAATCAAGTTCCTGTAAATTAATTCGAGTAAAGTAGTAAGAATTGTGTTTGATTTTTTAAACCGCTACTTAATGAAAAACAGATTTAACCCGCTTAAGCAATACCAGCTTTGATTCCTATTTTACTGTGATCAATACAATAGAAAATGATAATTTTTTCTTACAAAATTCTTGTGTTTTTATACTGTACCGACCAAAGTGGGCAGCAGGAACAATTTTACATAAAAAATGCTATTTATTTCATAATTTTTGGATTTACAAACATTTACTAGACAAATAATTTCGAATTAAAAAATAAATTCAAAATTCAAAATGTTGATATACAACTACTTAATATTTAAATTAAATTAATTTAAATACAAAAAGTAAAAACAGTACAAGAAGCTCAAAAAATTCCGCTTTTGAAAACTGACATTTCAATACTTGATTTGACTTATTTTTGTACAGTTCTAAATAATTTATTACGCATTAAAGTTTAACCTATGAAAAAGTTACTATTCCCAATTATAAGTTTCGTTTTGACATTTTTGTTCCTAATTGTTTCCTGTAAAAAACAGGACAAAAAAGAAGCAGAAGCCAATAAAGTTTCGCTTGAAACTCCTTTTGACAGTACGTTGGTAAAAACATTTTTTGTTAATCATCCAAAACTAAAAAAATACCAATCTGATGTGGAGAAATTGTACCGCAAACATCAATTTCATTATGTATGGTATGATGAGAACGGAATCAACGATTTCGGTAATCTATTATATGACAAGATTAATAATCTTGAAGAAGAGGGTGTTCAAGTCGATGTTCCTTATAAAAAACAATTAGCAGATATTTACGAAGATCCAGATAATGACCAAAAACCGGACATTGATACGGAACTGCTAAGTTCATCCCTTTACTTTTTTTACGCAGACAAAGTATATCATGGAATACCTGCCAATAAAACGACGGATTTAGGATGGTATCTTCCAAGAAAAAAACAATCGTATGTCAGTTATTTGGACTCACTTTTAATCGAGCCTACTTTAATTAACAAAGACGAAAAAGGGGTTTTAAGTCAATATTATCTTCTTAAAGATGTGCTGCAAAAATACCGTCAAATAGAAAAAAAAGGCGGATGGAAAACTATTACCATTGATCCTAGTGTAAAGTCATATAAATTAGGAGACAGCTCTAAAACAATTGCACAAATAAGACAACGATTATTCATTACGGGTGATATTTCAAGGGATTCAAAAAGCAACATTTATGACGCTGCATTGGTCGATGGAATTTTGAAATACAAAATGAGAAGCGGTAATACTGTTAATAAACTTATTTTACCAGAACACATAAAAGACATGAATATCTCTGTTGCGCAGCGTATAAAAACACTTACAGTCAACATGGAACGTTGCCGATGGATTTCAAATGACATCACCAAGTCCAAAGAGTTAATCGTCATCAATATCCCTGCTTATGAGTTAACTTATTTTAACAACGGAAAACCGGAGTTACGCTCTAAAGTAGTCGTTGGGAAAGCTTTGAATAAAACGGTGGTTTTTAGTGCTTCAATGCGATACATTGCATTTAGTCCTTATTGGAACGTGCCAACGAGTATTTTGAAAAAAGAGATACTTCCTGCTATTGAAGAAAACGAAAACTATTTAGCCGAACACAATATGGAATGGAACGGCAACGATGTAAGACAAAAACCAGGAGGTGATAATTCCCTAGGCAAAGTGAAATTTTTGTTTCCAAATTCCAATAATATTTATTTGCACGACACGCCTTCAAAAAGCTTATTCAACAGCGAAGACAGAGCCTTTAGTCATGGTTGCATCCGAGTTGCTAAACCAAAAGACCTAGCGAATATCATTTTGAAAAATGACCCAAATTGGACTCCGAAAAAAATTGACGAAGCCATGAATAGAGATACGGAAACGATGTATACATTAAAAAATAAAATTCCAGTTTATATTGGTTATTTTACTTCTTGGGTAGATGACAAAGGAATTGTTCATTTTTATGAAGACATTTACAATAGAGACCAAAGACTGGCTTCTTTGATATATGCTAAATAATCATTTCATTGGAACAGCATAAATTTGTATTCCACAAAAAAATGACACTATCTTTTTTAAGAGATACTGTCATTTTTTTTATGCCTTCCAAAAAGGGGATTCTTTAGTGTGCTTTCATTTTATCAAAAGTGGTTCCCAATACTTTTTTCATCTTCTCTAACGAACCTTGAAAAGCTTTCTCAGTAGTATCAGCATGATTAGTGACTACGATAGGCTGCATATTTGCGGCACGAACTTCAATAAGACATCGTTTGTCATTAATCCCTGACTTGTCACTGTTTTCATCTCCAAGATGTACTTCAAGACGTGTAATTTTATCTTCAAAACGTGATAGCCCTTTTTCCAGTTCATTAGAAAAATAAGATTCTAATCTCTCGTGTCCTTCTACATTTTTGTCCGTGTTGATTTGAATTTTCATATTATTTTATATTTATTATTGATTCTCAAATTTAACGATACTCAAGTAAAAACAAAGGCAATTAATAAAATCTTATGAAAACAAATCTTATTATGTCCTGATTAAAACTAATCAGGTAGAGCGGGTCTTTTATTTATCTTAAGATATTCATAAAACACCAAACAATTAGGGTTTTTTTTTATATTGAAAATATAATTTTTTTATCTTTATATATTCAATCATACTATGAAAAACTATGTTTTATCCATCGTAGTAGTATTATGTGGTGTATCAGTTGCTACGATCTACCATAACCGAAATGAAAATCTAACGGTTAAAGTTATTTCTGTTGCCAAAAAGCTTCAGGAATATACCTTTGGAAAATCTGAAGTTCCCCTTAGCAAAGCCATTGTCTCCGAATTTTTTAGTAAATATCCCGATTTAAAAAAATACCAGTCCGATGTTATTGCTGTTTACAAAAAAAGAAATTACAAATCGATTTGGTACGATGAAAAAGGACTTCTTGAATTTGCTGATTTGCTATATTCTAAAGTAAATCTAATCGAAGAAGAAGGTCTAAAATCGAATCTCGCCTATAAAGACAAAATTGACGGAATCTTCGATTCGGAATTCAAAGATGAACTCTCCAGAACTGACACCGAAATATTTTTGTCAACCATGTATGTGTTTTATGCTAAAAAAGTTTTTCGCGGCATTGACTCTAAAAAAATTAAAGAAATTGGATGGTTTCTTCCAAGGAAGGACTTGTCTTACGAGAATTTATTGGATTCATTACTGGTGGATACTAAATTACTAAGCAAGAATGAGAAAACCTTGTATGAACAATATTATAAGTTGCGTGATTATTTAAAAATATACAGACAGATAGAAAAAAGCGGTGAATGGACTCCCATTGAAGCAAATGCTTCCGTACAATTCTACAAACCTTCTGACAGCTCAAAAGTCATTGGCCAAATAAGACATCGCCTTACAGTTACCGGAGATTTAAAACAGGATTCCAAGAGCAATGTGTACGATAATGATTTAATGGCAGGAGTATTGAATTACAAAAAACGAAATGGTTATCAACCTAATTACCAAATCTCAATTTGGCAAATTCAGCGAATGAATGTACCGATTAAGAAATACATTCAAACAATTATGGTCAACATGGAACGTTGCCGATGGATTGATCCCGCTTTGACAAAATCGGATGAGATCATAATCATAAACATTCCGGCATTTAACTTAATTTATAGAAAAAACGGCATAAAAGAATTAGAGTCAAATTTGTTGGTGGGCAAAAACATAACTGAAACAGTTGTTTTTAGCAGTTATATAAGTTCTATTGTGTTCAGTCCTTATTGGAATATTCCCCAAAGCATCGTTGAAAACGAATTGTCATTGGCGTTGTTTGCTGATAAAGATTACTTAGCCAAACATAATATGGAATCCAACAAAGGGAAAGTCAGACAAAAACCTGGAGGAAAGAACCCAATGGGACTCGTTAAATTTATGTTTCCAAATACTAATGATATTTATTTACACGATACACCATCCAAAAGTTTATTTGAATTCAATTACCGTGCATTAAGTCACGGTTGCATCAATATGGACAAAGCCAAGGAATTGGCGGTTTTATTGTTAAAAAACGATCCTGAATGGCCTATCGAACGTATAAACGAAGCTATGAAAGGGGAAAAAGAAACCACCTATATTCTGAAAAAAAAGATACCGCTTTACATTGGATATTTTACCTCTTGGGTAGACGACAAAGGGGAAATTCATTTTTATGAAGATATCTACGATAGAGATGAAAGATTAGCGTCCTTGTTATATGAGGAAGATTAGTTTTATTTCGCAACTTCACAACTGTTGAAACACATTTTATTTGATTAATTTATTTAGTATTGACCGAGAATGCGCCCGTTATTTCACGCAATTCAAGAACATTAATTGCGATATTAAATTTGGTTGTTTGAATATACTTTGATTTTGTTCATGCATTTCTTATAGCAATAAAACAGCATTGGTAATCAACATCTTAACGTCTTGTTGTTTAGTCAATACCATTAATTTTTGTAAATTTATAAGTCCTTTAAAGAAGTAGCCATGAAAAAGTCAATCCTCCCCATTATGGTTATCGTCTTGCTGTTTTTGTTGACTTCCATATTTTGTAAAAACAATAACAACAAAAAAGAAATCGTAAAAACGGCCACTTTAAAATCAGCAGTGATTTCACAAGATGTTATTGTTCCAAAAATGTTGCCTTTTGACAGCACTTTGGTACAGGCTTTTTTTATCAAGAATCCAGAACTAAAAAAGTATCAATCTGATGTAATAACGCTGTATCGCAAACATCAATACAATTACATTTGGTATGATAAAAACAGAATCAGCGAAGTTGGGAATTTCTTATACAACAAGTTAAATAATTTAGAGGGAGAAGGGATTGACGCAGTGGTTCCGTATAAAGATAAACTAGACCTTATTTTTCAAACTTCGGGAGAGAGTCAAAACCCAAATGAAGATGCTGAACTGCTCCTATCCTCTTTGTATTTCTTTTATGCCGATAAAGTTTACCGTGGATTAGATTCTGATAAAATTGAAGAGATGGGATGGTATCTTCCTCGAAAAAAACAATCGTATGTTGATTATCTTGGTTCTATTTTGGCAAAGCCTTCCCTAATTTACAAAGACGAAAGCGAGGTTTACGGGCAGTATTACCGACTTCGGGAACAGTTAAAAAAATATCGTGAAATGGATCAAAAAGGGGAATGGAATCCCATAGAGGTGGATCGAAAGGTAAAGTCCTTCAAACTTGGAGACTCTTCAAAAACGATAGCACAAATAAGACAACACTTATATCTTACGGAAGATATTCAAAGCGATTCTAAAAGTGCCGTTTATGATGACGCACTGGCGACCGGGATTTTGAAATACAAAAAAAGAACTGCCTTCAACCTTGACAAAGTGATTTTGCCAAAACACATCGCGGCAATGAACGTGCCATTGAAGGAACGCATAAAAACCATCATGGTCAATATGGAACGTTGCCGATGGCTATGCAGTTGCGTTTCCTCCTTGAAAGGTTTGATATTCATCAACATTCCAGCCTACCAATTGACCTATTTTAGTAAAGGGAAAAAGGAATTAGTTTCTAATGTAGTCGTTGGAAAGGTCATGAATAAAACGGTAGTTTTTAGTGCCGACATAAAATACATCGTTTTCAGTCCCTACTGGAATGTGCCCAACAGTATTTTAAGAAAAGAAATCCTGCCCGCTCTTGCCAAAAACCCTAATTACATGGTCAAACATGACATGGAATGGTTCGACGGCCGTGTCAGACAAAGACCCGGACCCGAAAATTCCCTAGGATTGGTAAAATTTTTATTCCCTAACAACAATGCCATTTATTTGCATGACACACCTTCAAAGAATTTATTTGATGAAGAAAAAAGAGCCTTCAGTCATGGCTGCATTCGAGTGGCTAAACCCGTGGAACTTGCCAATCTTATTTTGAAAGACGACAAGGCATGGAATCCTGAAAAGATTGCTGAAGCCATGTCTAGCGGAGTTGAAACCTGGTATCCCCTTAAAAACAAGATTCCTGTTTATATTGGTTATTTTACCGCTTGGGTCGATGATGACGGCATCCTTCACTTCTATGAGGATGTTTACAATCGAGACAAACAACTTGCCTCGTTGATATTTACAAAATAATTTTAGTAAGAATCAAGAGGTTAATTCCGTCTACTTTTTGACCTGATTTTTCTTTTATTTTCCTATTTAATAAAGTTAGTTTTTGGTTTTCAATTTGATTTGTCAAAACAAAATGATCAGAAACAAAAAACGCCAATCTCTCGATGGGCGTTTTTGAAAATTATAGTTCTTGTTGAATCGGATACCCTAGCCCTGATTGCAATGAAAATCCTTTTTATCTCGTTCTCAAAACGAGATAAAAAGATTGCAATAAAAAGCAGGAAATAGCTCCAAATTAATTTATTCCTCGCAATGACTGCTACAGTTTTGGCAACGCGGTAAAGCCCATATTATACAAGGTAAATGCCTGTATGTCCACGTTTTCCTGAATGGTTGCCGCCACGGCTTTCCCCGCGCCATGTCCCGCATTAATATCAATTCGAATTAAAGTGGGATTTGGTCCAGTTTGTTTTTCCTGTAATTCGGCTGCAAATTTAAAACTATGTGCTGGCACTACTCTATCGTCATGATCGCCCGTTGTGACCATCGTGGCCGGATATTGGGTTCCTTGTTTTACATTATTCACCGGAGAATACCCCTTGATGTAGGCAAACATTTCCTTGCTATCCTGTGATGTTCCGTAATCGTACGCCCAACCCGCTCCCGAGGTAAAGGTGTGGTAGCGCAACATATCCATAACGCCCACCGCGGGTAACGCTACCTTCATTAAATCCGGGCGTTGCGTCATGGTAGCTCCCACTAACAATCCGCCGTTTGAACCACCACGAATGGCAAGAAAACTAGAGGATGTGTACTTTTGAGCAATCAGATATTCAGCCGCTGCGATGAAATCATCAAACACATTTTGCTTTTGCATTTTGGTGCCTGCATCATGCCATTTTTTTCCGTATTCGCCTCCGCCACGCAAATTAGGAACGGCATAAACGCCGCCGTTTTCCATCCAAACGGCATTGGCAATACTGAAACTTGGCGTTAAGCTTACGTTGAAACCGCCATATCCATACAATATCGTTGGGTTTTTGCCATCGAGTTTCAATCCTTTTTTATGGGTAATCATCATCGGGATTTTGGTTCCGTCTTTGGAAGTGTAAAACACTTGTTTCGACACATAATCTTCGGTTTTAAAATCTACTTTTGGTTTTTCATACACGGCCGATTTTCCTGATTTTGGTTCGAATGAATAAATAGTTCCTGGGCTAACATAATTGGTAAAAGAATAATAGAGCATTTTTTCTTTTTTCTTTCCGCCAAAACCGCCTGCAGTTCCAAGATCCGGCAACTGTATCTCCCGAATCATTTTTCCTGAATAATCATATTGTTTCACCACCGAAACCGCATCTTTCATATAATTAGCAAAAACATAACCGCCGCCGGTTGTTGGTGTCAAAACATTATCGGTTTCTGCAATAAAGTCTTTCCAGTTTTCGGGTTTTGGGTTACTGACATCTACCGTAACAATGCGTTTATTGGGCGCATTTAAGTCGGTATCTATGAATAATTTAGTGCCTTCGTTGTCAATTATACTGTTGTCACTTTTGAAATTATCGACAATGGTAATAATGGGGCTATTTGGTTTTGTCAGGTCTTTGATATACAATTCATTCCCATAGGTTGAAGTCGAAGCGTTGATGACCAAATAATGATCGTCTTCTGTCACACTTCCACCAACATATCTTCTTTTTTGGTCTGCGCCAAAGATGATTTGATCTTCTTTTTGCGCCGTTCCAAGTTTGTGAAAATACAGTTTGTGTTGGTCCGTTTTAGCCGACAATTCACTTCCTTTTGGTTTGTCATAACTGGAATAGTAAAATCCTTTATTCCCGTGCCAAGAAACCCCGCTGAATTTTACATCGACAATGGTATCTTCTATTATTTTTTGAGTGATGGCATCCATGATAATCACTTTTCTCCAGTCGCTTCCGCCCTCTGAAATGGCATACGCGACTTTGGAACCATCTCTTGAGAAATCCAATCCTCCCAGTGAAGTAGTTCCGTCCTTAGAAAAAGTATTTGGATCTAGAAAAACCGTCTCTTTTCCTTTAAAGTCTTTTCTATACAACACCGATTGGTTTTGTAAACCATTATTTTTGTAGTAGTACGTATAATTCCCTTCAATGAAAGGCGCTCCTATCTTCTCGTAATTCCATAGTTTTTCCAATCTTGCTTTCAATGCATCACGAAACGGGATTTTAGCTAAATAGTCATAAGTAACCTTGTTTTGCGTTTTTACCCAATCACCCGTCTCAGCAGATTTATCGTCTTCGAGCCAGCGATACGGATCCGCAACTTTGGTATCAAAATAGACGTCAACCGTTTCGCCTTTATTGGTATGTGGATACTTCATTGTATTTATTTTTTGGTTTTGACCAAAACTTGCGAATGTGGCAGATACAGCCATTATTAAAAAAGTTTTTTTCATTCTATGTGGTTTAGTTAGTTATAACAAAAATAGGAAAATAGTTTTCATTCCCATTGAAGACAAGTCGCTAAAAAACCAAAAACGTTACTCTTTCGAATAACGTTTTTTTTATGTAAAAGTAAAAGAGTTTGAAATTAGAAACTCATTCTACAAATTAAAATTTACGCCCAAAACGACGTTTCTTCCTATGTTAGGAATGCCGTCTCTTTTTAATCTTGAAAGATGCGCGATATAGCTTTTGTCTAATAAATTGTTTCCGTTGAGATTAACATCAAAAGAAGTTTTACCCAATTTTATTTTCCCTCCAAAACCTAAATTCACTAATGAATATCCATTTGATTTTGTTTCAAAACCACTGACATTATTTTGATTGAAAGTAGAAGAAACATTAAAGGTCGCAAAACCGTCTTCCAACCAATTTTTGATTTTAAATTCAGTTCGAATGGTATTGCTCCAATTGTTGGCAGGAATTAACGGCAAATAATCACCATTTTTTTTCTTACCGGTAACCGTTTCAAAACTTGTTTCAAAATGCAACCAGTCTAAAGGGTGCGGATGAAAATGCAATCCAATTTCACCACCATACAGTTTAGCATTATTCTGAATATAATCGAAAACATCGTTTCCAGCAATTACTATTCCTGCTGGCGAGGTATAGATATAATTGTTGATATGATTGTAAAATCCATTGGCAAAAAACTCAAAATGACTGTTTTTATATTCTAAATTGATATCCGTTTGTACGTTTTGCTCGGTTTTCAAATCGCTGTTACCAATTTCATAGCGATTGGTTCCTTCATGAACTCCATTGGATGTTAATTCGGCCAGATTCGGTGATCTAAAACCAGAAGCCATATTCAATCGCAAAGTCAAATCTTCGGCTAAATTGGTTTTGTAACCCAGGGAAGCATTAAAACTATCGTAGGTTTTATCAATGGCTTTAAAGTAGCCTTCTTCTCCGGCAGTTCCGTGTTCTTGCGTGGTGATTTGTCTGTTATCGAAACGCAATCCTCCTTGTAACACATTAGATTCCCACTCATAATTAGCAGTTCCAAAAACACCAAAATCATTGGTTTCAGCATCCGGAATCAAATATTCCTCACCTGAATTGGTGTTGGTTTGGTGCATCCCCTGAATTCCTACGATAGATTCTACTTTGCCTATTTTTGGCAAATGGTATTTTGCATCGTAATTGAAGGTTTTCAATTTCATATGCAAACTGGCTACATCACTATCTGTGAACTCAGATCGGTCATTGGCAACATAACCCAAATCGACATCCAGTTTTGAATTTTGGAAAAAGAAGATATTATTTAAACTCAATAAATGATTAAAAACACCTTGTTTAGGAAAACCCGTTTTTTTGCTTGTAGATTGTTCTCCTGTCGAAGCTTCGGGACCGTTCTCTGGAATTCCTAAATCTAATTTGTTGTAATTGTAACGCAATACTGTTGAAAATTTAGCATTGCTATAACCAATTCCCGTTTTGAAATCTGCTTCACTGTAACGAGTATTTGTCACTCGATCACCATCGGCAATGCTATAATCGGAATGGGTATTGTAACTCCCACGGGTCATGAATTTCCAATTTTCGGTTGATGTTTTCAATCCCAAAGAAGAATTACTTCCTAGCGTATTCGAAAAAAGTTTCTGACTGAAATTAGCTTTGAATGTATTGGCTTCGGCAAATTTCTCTGGATTAAAATACAAAACTCCACCCAAAGCATCGGAGCCATAAAGTAAAGAAGCAGGGCCTTTTATCACCTCAACACTTTCTATTCCTGCGTCGTTTAGTCCTAAGCCATGTTCGTCGCCAAACTGTTGGTTTTCCATTCTAACACCTTGCGAATAGACCAAAACACGATTCCCGCTCAAACCACGAATAACGGGTTTACCGATAGAAGTTCCCGTAGAAACTTGCGAAACTCCTGGAATAGTCGCCAATCCTTCGATTAAAGTAGCAGTTCCTTTTCGTTGTAACTCTTTCATACTTTGATGTTCAACTTTCATCACGTTTTGCGATTGTAATTTATTGAAAGCGGTGGAAACAATCACCTCATCCATCTGGAATATGGTTTCTTCCAGAATTACATCCAGCGTATTCTCTTTTTGTGCATTATTTATCGTTTTGTTTTGGATTCCAAAACCAACGAAATTGAAAGTAAGTTTTATGCTTCCATTTGGAAGATTGGACATGTTATATTTTCCGTTTTCATCTGTTATGGCTCCTTTGTGTAATTCTGTTGCATAAACCGAAACGCCTTTAATAGGCTGATTTTTTAAATCAGTCACGGTTCCTGATACCGAATTCTGTGCTTGAAGCATAACTGAAAACCCCAAGAATAGGGTTATAATAAATTTTTTCATTGAAAATTATTGTATTGTTCTTCTTCTCAGCGAACTCATAAAGGAGAAAGGGCTGAGACCGGAATTATTTAGTAAAAAAAATAGAAATGATACCTGCTGAAATAAATTCAAAAGAAGCTGAAATAAATTCAGCTTAAACTATTTACAGGAGGCCCGCGAAGGGAATATAAACTTCCCGAGAAAGAAACAAA harbors:
- a CDS encoding HPF/RaiA family ribosome-associated protein, producing the protein MKIQINTDKNVEGHERLESYFSNELEKGLSRFEDKITRLEVHLGDENSDKSGINDKRCLIEVRAANMQPIVVTNHADTTEKAFQGSLEKMKKVLGTTFDKMKAH
- a CDS encoding murein L,D-transpeptidase translates to MKKLLFPIISFVLTFLFLIVSCKKQDKKEAEANKVSLETPFDSTLVKTFFVNHPKLKKYQSDVEKLYRKHQFHYVWYDENGINDFGNLLYDKINNLEEEGVQVDVPYKKQLADIYEDPDNDQKPDIDTELLSSSLYFFYADKVYHGIPANKTTDLGWYLPRKKQSYVSYLDSLLIEPTLINKDEKGVLSQYYLLKDVLQKYRQIEKKGGWKTITIDPSVKSYKLGDSSKTIAQIRQRLFITGDISRDSKSNIYDAALVDGILKYKMRSGNTVNKLILPEHIKDMNISVAQRIKTLTVNMERCRWISNDITKSKELIVINIPAYELTYFNNGKPELRSKVVVGKALNKTVVFSASMRYIAFSPYWNVPTSILKKEILPAIEENENYLAEHNMEWNGNDVRQKPGGDNSLGKVKFLFPNSNNIYLHDTPSKSLFNSEDRAFSHGCIRVAKPKDLANIILKNDPNWTPKKIDEAMNRDTETMYTLKNKIPVYIGYFTSWVDDKGIVHFYEDIYNRDQRLASLIYAK
- a CDS encoding murein L,D-transpeptidase, with translation MKNYVLSIVVVLCGVSVATIYHNRNENLTVKVISVAKKLQEYTFGKSEVPLSKAIVSEFFSKYPDLKKYQSDVIAVYKKRNYKSIWYDEKGLLEFADLLYSKVNLIEEEGLKSNLAYKDKIDGIFDSEFKDELSRTDTEIFLSTMYVFYAKKVFRGIDSKKIKEIGWFLPRKDLSYENLLDSLLVDTKLLSKNEKTLYEQYYKLRDYLKIYRQIEKSGEWTPIEANASVQFYKPSDSSKVIGQIRHRLTVTGDLKQDSKSNVYDNDLMAGVLNYKKRNGYQPNYQISIWQIQRMNVPIKKYIQTIMVNMERCRWIDPALTKSDEIIIINIPAFNLIYRKNGIKELESNLLVGKNITETVVFSSYISSIVFSPYWNIPQSIVENELSLALFADKDYLAKHNMESNKGKVRQKPGGKNPMGLVKFMFPNTNDIYLHDTPSKSLFEFNYRALSHGCINMDKAKELAVLLLKNDPEWPIERINEAMKGEKETTYILKKKIPLYIGYFTSWVDDKGEIHFYEDIYDRDERLASLLYEED
- a CDS encoding AsmA-like C-terminal region-containing protein, which codes for MNQFWQSINSYFKSVNFRKIIKRIGFLFLGIVALLLITSGVLSVYFKNNKAEIVTQINAKINENISGTAAIGDINYKFFKGFPNMTLALSQVELKDSLWSFHKRTLLKAAQIEVRVNILGLLSNEINIDKIEIQNATLYLFKGKNGIVNTNIFRAKPKNEKSKSSTDSKIKEILLHQVHFISENQMGNKLFDFDILTLKSKIYYDDENWRTNLYLKTLAKSMAFNTQRGSFIKNRIVEGVLEVDFSKPKNQISVATDHLAIGKEFFDINGHFSLDKNKSPFDIAIKTSILWRNASALLSANISARVNQFDLKRPINVGCTIIGDMNATGDPEIRVTTKIKDNELTIPDGIVTDCNFDATFTNQYKKGAGCNDINSTITLTGFTGKYKTIPFTIPVGKISNFEKTTVAGSFRSDFDVSRLNEVINKDFMHFSDGQAKVNLDFKFDVLNLKIQKPLFTGNVYVTNAIVNYGPRNLTFLKTDIQLDFTEQALLIKKINFKDRKNMVFMKGKIDNFLTLYYENPEKMLVNWEIYAPFLDVKQFVGIVTSSGKKSPKKKGKKDDFSEELYSVIDKCQVVMNLKADKMAYGKLLATNAKATVLLLNNKLIVKNGRVQSSGGIISFDGQLAPNGDNFLLQSNAKINRVDIARFLTSLNNFGIQSFQPKNIKGFLSASASLKGTLLSGGQIKTNSLSGAATFDVIQGALVDFKPIANIGKIAFPLRDVKNIVFSDLSGNFKINGDLVDVNDLKVSSSVLNLDVNGVYSFNRGTNLAMTIPLRNPKNDELIADKIEKAEKRNKGIVLHLLAVDVDGKIKIRWNKNHE
- a CDS encoding murein L,D-transpeptidase, which gives rise to MKKSILPIMVIVLLFLLTSIFCKNNNNKKEIVKTATLKSAVISQDVIVPKMLPFDSTLVQAFFIKNPELKKYQSDVITLYRKHQYNYIWYDKNRISEVGNFLYNKLNNLEGEGIDAVVPYKDKLDLIFQTSGESQNPNEDAELLLSSLYFFYADKVYRGLDSDKIEEMGWYLPRKKQSYVDYLGSILAKPSLIYKDESEVYGQYYRLREQLKKYREMDQKGEWNPIEVDRKVKSFKLGDSSKTIAQIRQHLYLTEDIQSDSKSAVYDDALATGILKYKKRTAFNLDKVILPKHIAAMNVPLKERIKTIMVNMERCRWLCSCVSSLKGLIFINIPAYQLTYFSKGKKELVSNVVVGKVMNKTVVFSADIKYIVFSPYWNVPNSILRKEILPALAKNPNYMVKHDMEWFDGRVRQRPGPENSLGLVKFLFPNNNAIYLHDTPSKNLFDEEKRAFSHGCIRVAKPVELANLILKDDKAWNPEKIAEAMSSGVETWYPLKNKIPVYIGYFTAWVDDDGILHFYEDVYNRDKQLASLIFTK